A DNA window from Stigmatella aurantiaca contains the following coding sequences:
- a CDS encoding CHAT domain-containing protein gives MSDAERLRSAGLLLALLPDEARDERLRTCEVVEKLLTGPLDDAAMRSDLAAALWKCAKGERRLLDRAWRHAELAAEGLAGDPAALEVNARVLANIRVEQLASGAATSTPEQISLATWFEQSLPLPPRELARYRQEAAAILLHPGPFTLPRAMVIAERLLGLVPDSGGARASRARLDWVRARSAPPPQEGALVHEVPAGAGGVKGPFDDAPSWGVALAQGLRAPPASSLGEGELAELGALMRARPDRAEECLDWMFQSISHGSSEDHDVLAMLSALGPSGAVGPKLLERLERAISRSPGFPMLRLKVQFLSQSMEWGDGTPYTRAADALMAAARTTEERTEARFFKGTERLNALQALRPFDGRRRSILDEARQILSQAVGEADLARVPGHLRFALLISAGNAFREGHSPDIARALRMYEEARSIGAPNPFEAAKLSKVTADALLLRGGPGDAAQAMRLLGHSLGIRKGTPYYAETLMTAARAELMQSEGSEEERLLRAIDRLEEALLHCNDERNRLGLASELMGFIAQLARHRPRDVALHRRLDELGRLHPKLAQEAERAKRGQVGPLPEDMARFAQASAMHPAVVAYFEGTRPLKRSEELIAEMGLEPGSPMAKAVRAADAPAEERTPEALSARAARLSQVGEPATRPGALVARAKLLAHLAGLRRASAEEARRTAEEAEPLVRAIEVPAARHLLLLELVRVWVPMETYIHPVVDCARGAELCREVLDDSTVTDAESLDALQCLARATRYRKDGDRLAHLREAARLYEECARRYEQVGMADGAAIMRTNLAEVRAELRTGGSEPEHQAGVAAARARVAVARGPSEKAVAQGNLAVELTRLGSLRPPPEGDALLAEARRLFESMPWGDLPGRRFSVENFQTLCLAEIATRAGQRAEAIALWRKRLAGLDREAHPVEWAMTVHNLADTLLEPDRQTGTMDTRQVTEGLLWCEEALKVRTLDEFPEFHWETADTMGRGIVAVLLNWSASLPWPRELWERGEQALRGAIKAAQVRGGGERLAKSALSLLRLALAAGSPEQLESTAELAWTALDGARPFLLVDERSGFQEAVCAADVGASLGRELASRTAAGSTEGFHYVLAGESAERVLRWLARAAGAAQRALAGRVSRPSAVPEGDWVEWLEAVRQGAPGEVARALEKVRFAEPSFLRGEPDLSGTWNWLRSRPGSAAVALVGSNHGLMAAVLEHTERPRVVVAALRHDSPPVNEDAVAQALSANESGQPYRELLTWTRTNVLPPLQRLLPPSPSHLLWIPAGPMRLLAPADLWPATPMTLATRFDLEVRSFPERPRCTLLAVADPGPGKRGELKGAVKVGAQLAQLVASAGAPRALLSQGGKFGRALRLSCPGLVERPASAGDVLRELTEADVVMFLCHGGVAGPRKATLQLLDEVGSDSELALEQVGADPRRIAGASIVLLSCETGRVGDWIHRAAGLAGAFLASGARQIIAPLWEVPLGGALIVGRAVLDSLTQGGDPSLALHTLQLPESQVGGASPRHSGRAWSFKAFVHWIA, from the coding sequence ATGTCGGACGCCGAGCGGCTGCGCTCCGCCGGCCTGCTGCTCGCGCTTCTACCGGACGAAGCGCGCGACGAGCGCCTCCGCACCTGCGAGGTGGTGGAGAAGCTGCTGACGGGCCCACTGGACGATGCCGCCATGCGCTCGGACCTTGCCGCAGCACTTTGGAAGTGCGCCAAGGGTGAGCGCAGGCTGTTGGACCGGGCATGGCGCCATGCAGAACTCGCGGCGGAGGGGTTGGCCGGAGACCCCGCAGCTCTTGAGGTGAATGCACGAGTCCTGGCCAACATTCGAGTGGAGCAGCTCGCCTCCGGCGCGGCCACGTCCACGCCCGAGCAGATCTCACTGGCGACCTGGTTCGAGCAGTCCCTTCCGCTGCCCCCGAGGGAACTGGCCCGCTATCGACAGGAAGCTGCCGCGATCCTGCTCCACCCGGGACCCTTCACCCTTCCGCGGGCGATGGTCATTGCCGAGCGGCTGCTCGGGCTCGTTCCAGACTCGGGCGGAGCACGCGCGAGCCGTGCACGGCTCGATTGGGTCCGTGCTCGGAGTGCTCCCCCTCCGCAGGAAGGGGCGTTGGTGCACGAGGTTCCGGCAGGGGCGGGCGGTGTCAAGGGACCCTTCGATGATGCACCTTCGTGGGGGGTCGCGCTCGCGCAGGGCTTGCGAGCGCCCCCGGCATCGTCCCTCGGTGAAGGGGAACTGGCGGAACTCGGAGCTCTCATGAGGGCTCGCCCGGACCGCGCGGAGGAGTGCCTGGATTGGATGTTCCAGAGCATCTCGCACGGGTCCTCCGAGGACCATGACGTCCTGGCCATGCTCTCGGCGCTTGGCCCGAGCGGCGCGGTAGGACCCAAGCTGCTGGAGCGCCTGGAACGTGCGATCTCCCGGTCTCCAGGTTTCCCAATGCTGCGGCTGAAGGTGCAGTTCCTCTCGCAGTCGATGGAGTGGGGGGATGGAACTCCCTACACGCGGGCCGCGGACGCGCTGATGGCCGCGGCTCGCACCACCGAGGAGCGCACCGAGGCCCGCTTCTTCAAGGGCACCGAGCGGCTGAACGCGCTCCAGGCGCTGCGTCCGTTTGATGGCCGCCGCAGGAGCATCCTGGATGAAGCTCGCCAGATCCTCTCCCAGGCAGTGGGGGAGGCCGACCTCGCCCGTGTTCCAGGGCACCTTCGCTTCGCCCTGCTCATCTCGGCGGGCAATGCATTCCGGGAGGGACACTCGCCTGACATCGCGCGGGCTCTGCGTATGTACGAGGAGGCCAGGAGCATCGGAGCGCCCAACCCATTCGAAGCCGCGAAGCTCTCGAAGGTCACCGCGGATGCCCTGCTGTTGCGAGGGGGTCCCGGAGATGCAGCGCAAGCCATGCGGCTGCTGGGGCATTCTCTCGGTATTCGGAAGGGAACTCCCTACTACGCCGAGACGCTGATGACCGCCGCCCGGGCCGAACTCATGCAGTCAGAGGGTTCGGAGGAGGAGCGGTTGCTGCGAGCCATCGACAGGTTGGAGGAGGCGCTGCTTCACTGTAACGACGAGCGAAACCGGCTCGGTCTGGCCTCGGAGTTGATGGGATTCATCGCCCAGCTCGCTCGGCACCGGCCTCGCGACGTGGCGCTGCACCGGCGGTTGGATGAGCTTGGGCGTCTCCATCCGAAGCTGGCACAGGAGGCGGAGCGCGCAAAGCGGGGGCAGGTAGGGCCACTGCCGGAGGACATGGCCCGTTTCGCGCAGGCTTCAGCGATGCACCCGGCCGTCGTCGCCTATTTTGAAGGCACGCGCCCGTTGAAGCGGTCTGAGGAGCTCATCGCGGAAATGGGTCTGGAGCCCGGCAGTCCAATGGCCAAGGCAGTCCGGGCGGCGGATGCTCCCGCGGAGGAGCGCACGCCCGAGGCGCTGAGCGCCCGCGCCGCGCGCCTGTCCCAGGTCGGTGAGCCTGCAACGCGCCCAGGGGCGCTAGTGGCACGCGCGAAGCTGTTGGCCCACCTCGCCGGGCTCCGACGGGCCAGCGCGGAGGAGGCCCGGCGCACCGCTGAAGAGGCAGAGCCCCTGGTCCGGGCCATCGAGGTGCCAGCCGCCCGCCACCTCCTTCTGCTGGAGTTGGTCCGTGTCTGGGTTCCTATGGAGACGTACATCCACCCGGTCGTCGACTGCGCGCGCGGGGCGGAGCTGTGCCGCGAGGTGCTCGACGACTCGACCGTCACCGACGCCGAGTCCCTGGACGCGCTGCAATGTCTCGCCCGGGCGACGCGCTACCGGAAGGATGGTGACCGGCTCGCCCATCTTCGCGAGGCCGCCCGCCTCTATGAGGAATGTGCGCGCCGCTACGAGCAGGTGGGCATGGCGGACGGTGCCGCCATCATGCGCACGAACCTCGCCGAGGTCCGGGCGGAGCTTCGGACCGGCGGGAGTGAACCAGAGCATCAGGCAGGCGTCGCCGCCGCGCGTGCTCGAGTGGCCGTGGCCCGAGGCCCCTCGGAGAAGGCCGTTGCGCAGGGTAACCTCGCTGTCGAGCTCACGCGCCTGGGCTCGCTGCGTCCGCCCCCCGAGGGAGACGCGCTGCTCGCGGAAGCGCGAAGGCTCTTCGAGTCGATGCCGTGGGGGGACCTCCCGGGGAGGCGGTTCTCCGTGGAGAACTTCCAGACCCTCTGCCTCGCGGAGATTGCCACCCGCGCAGGGCAGCGCGCCGAGGCCATCGCGCTATGGCGCAAGCGCCTCGCGGGCCTGGACCGGGAGGCCCATCCGGTCGAGTGGGCCATGACCGTCCATAACCTCGCCGACACGCTGCTCGAGCCCGACCGGCAGACCGGTACCATGGACACGCGCCAGGTTACGGAAGGGCTGTTGTGGTGCGAGGAGGCGCTCAAGGTCCGCACGTTGGACGAGTTTCCCGAGTTCCACTGGGAGACCGCTGACACCATGGGCCGGGGGATTGTGGCGGTGCTGCTGAACTGGTCGGCCTCTCTGCCATGGCCCCGCGAGCTGTGGGAGCGCGGGGAGCAGGCGCTTCGGGGTGCTATCAAGGCGGCCCAGGTGCGTGGCGGAGGCGAGCGGCTTGCCAAATCGGCGCTCTCGCTGCTCAGGCTTGCGCTCGCGGCCGGCTCTCCCGAGCAGCTCGAGTCCACTGCCGAGCTGGCCTGGACGGCGCTCGACGGGGCCCGGCCTTTCCTGCTGGTTGACGAGCGGTCAGGCTTTCAGGAGGCGGTGTGCGCCGCCGACGTAGGGGCCTCGCTGGGGCGCGAGCTGGCGAGTCGAACCGCGGCTGGGAGTACGGAGGGGTTCCACTACGTGCTGGCTGGCGAATCGGCGGAGCGCGTCCTGCGCTGGCTCGCCCGTGCGGCGGGGGCTGCCCAACGAGCCTTGGCGGGCCGGGTGTCCCGGCCCTCGGCCGTACCAGAGGGTGACTGGGTGGAGTGGCTCGAAGCCGTCCGCCAGGGGGCTCCCGGAGAGGTGGCTCGTGCCCTCGAAAAGGTACGCTTCGCTGAGCCGTCCTTCCTCCGGGGGGAGCCGGACCTGTCCGGGACATGGAACTGGCTGCGGTCGCGGCCGGGCTCCGCTGCTGTGGCCCTTGTCGGCAGCAACCACGGCCTGATGGCGGCGGTCCTCGAACATACGGAGCGGCCCAGAGTTGTGGTGGCCGCGCTGCGGCACGACTCGCCCCCGGTGAACGAGGACGCGGTCGCGCAGGCGCTCAGCGCCAACGAGAGCGGCCAGCCCTACCGCGAGCTGCTGACCTGGACCCGGACGAATGTCCTCCCCCCCTTGCAGCGCCTGCTCCCGCCGTCTCCCTCGCACCTGCTCTGGATTCCGGCGGGGCCCATGCGGTTGCTGGCTCCGGCAGACCTCTGGCCCGCCACACCCATGACGCTCGCGACGCGGTTTGACCTGGAGGTGCGCTCATTCCCGGAGCGGCCCCGGTGCACCCTCCTGGCGGTTGCGGACCCCGGGCCTGGAAAGCGAGGGGAGCTCAAGGGAGCTGTCAAGGTTGGCGCGCAGCTCGCCCAGCTTGTGGCGTCTGCCGGTGCGCCCCGCGCGTTGTTGAGCCAGGGGGGCAAGTTCGGCAGGGCGCTGCGCCTGTCCTGTCCTGGGCTCGTGGAGCGCCCGGCTTCCGCTGGCGACGTCCTCCGGGAGCTCACCGAGGCGGACGTGGTGATGTTCCTGTGCCACGGCGGGGTCGCGGGCCCGCGCAAGGCGACGCTCCAACTACTCGATGAGGTGGGCTCGGACTCCGAACTGGCACTGGAGCAGGTTGGCGCCGACCCCAGACGCATTGCCGGTGCCTCGATCGTACTCCTCTCGTGCGAGACGGGGCGGGTGGGGGACTGGATTCACCGTGCCGCAGGGCTGGCCGGAGCCTTCCTGGCGAGCGGTGCCCGGCAGATCATCGCCCCCCTCTGGGAGGTCCCTCTGGGGGGAGCGTTGATTGTGGGACGGGCGGTGCTGGATTCGCTCACACAGGGGGGCGACCCGTCTCTGGCGCTTCACACCCTCCAGCTTCCGGAGTCACAAGTGGGGGGGGCGTCCCCCCGGCACTCAGGGCGTGCTTGGTCCTTCAAGGCCTTCGTGCACTGGATCGCGTAG
- a CDS encoding protein kinase domain-containing protein, translated as MSARHHSLGEPAHEAERQAIRLIVDGLPEDYTVYSNAWLVERTGVVHELDVVVVAPHGFYVVELKAYRGVVRGTDHDWDVPQGPIRSPLKKNRQTAQVLASELKRLSAEAARRWVEHFVCLSHASEHKVEGPASRGRVHTRHTILEALQDARGFHDRCPRGGCPEVDEHTQRTVHTLLTQQDPALRPPERIGGWRLEYTVEATERWVDHLAVNDLTHTRALLRVYALSPLATDAERQHLLERLRWEAQVLNRVGQHGSILRAEPFFDDDAGRFCLPLEDFRGVTLPTWLARYRSQHPGREGLKTLALLWDGVADAVAHAHGHGVVHRLLRPEVVLLEDKAPGAQVRLTGFDLAKQLQSGRTVHVTSLQDERLRWAAPEVTQSFTNASPHSDQWGLGLLLGWFLTGRALFESTAERMRRGGPLLHVAVHNAMVPRSLDEAVERMLSLRPADRFASLEEAREAVALAVDPARRGARRPEAPEFNADDLPERTRLGADYEVLKKLGAGGLATVYAALHLVSGQMRALKVARDTYDAETALEAEWRILERLDHKNIVRVKQDISAGLVPGRRTLVLDRVKGESLSAWLAAHPSPDRDTQRRFAEDLFAALEYLEAQGITHKDLKPENLVVGEGGLTVIDFSLAGDAPEAILAGTALWRDPTLKAWDAAADRYAAALVLHQLYTGRHPFDGRVPSPDEVPPIEPDDFDSPGLARFFQQALHPERRRRFTSAREMRDFFRNALGERERGRHASEPLLEAASASANPEAPLSASRLSGTAVAVLGRAGVRTQGELVALQPAQLAAISGLGKKRREEVLAFQEELRGRGIQPSASQGVRRVLFPEAEGDAAALSVLHLPRALEDALASAGFRTVGRLAGATREDLTAVPGVGRGRLAQVVGALETHVTRSATSEAPGPRRSTVESLWAEARRRLDTREEQVLAETFGFYEPPALRQQDVADTLGLSQPEVSRTLNTALVKVDRESLEELRESLHAELESAAGVMRLTELVERLEETWEPSTRLQTAGLVRLLQRMNETRLGRMPLPEEPELEVLFAAPLDEKALKVFVDTALKLAGWDDDEPTEPAAARRTLRGVLPEYPGDFLKLAVYLVPSLHLTADGELFQSPLEGPQVLRHVLRRARLPLKVDDLYQQMRATFGEEGWNEPRRDALPGVLAQVLPDYRVVGEEVVPASARVVTEPAPAQDPLPSDLLSTQRSYEEVVADRLREASRGRGYRLVVAPPEKHVEVAHSVRRALGPSAELVSFEARLLQRMEPDFPAFERAERFLAQKPKLKKEAVALLDALLEQHGRPGNVVVLADTGILGVCGVEKDVPRRLYDRVTERDLGFWVLVIPGVVSERQPLFNEQEPVLNLQVLPVPEPLDVEARD; from the coding sequence ATGTCCGCACGCCACCACTCGCTGGGCGAGCCCGCCCATGAGGCCGAACGCCAGGCCATCCGCCTCATCGTCGACGGCCTACCGGAGGACTACACCGTCTACTCCAACGCGTGGCTCGTGGAGCGCACCGGCGTGGTGCACGAACTGGACGTGGTGGTGGTGGCCCCCCACGGCTTCTACGTCGTGGAGCTCAAGGCCTACCGCGGCGTGGTGCGCGGCACGGACCACGACTGGGACGTCCCGCAGGGCCCCATCCGCAGCCCGCTGAAGAAGAACCGCCAGACGGCCCAGGTGCTCGCCTCCGAGCTCAAGCGCCTGTCCGCCGAGGCCGCCCGCCGCTGGGTGGAGCACTTCGTCTGTCTCTCGCACGCCAGCGAGCACAAGGTGGAGGGCCCCGCCAGCCGCGGGCGCGTCCACACCCGCCACACCATCCTGGAGGCCCTCCAGGACGCGCGCGGCTTCCATGACCGGTGCCCGCGCGGCGGCTGCCCCGAGGTGGACGAGCACACCCAGCGCACCGTCCACACGCTCCTCACCCAGCAGGACCCGGCCCTGCGTCCCCCGGAGCGCATCGGCGGCTGGCGCCTGGAGTACACCGTCGAGGCCACCGAGCGGTGGGTGGACCACCTCGCCGTCAATGACCTCACCCACACCCGGGCCTTACTGCGCGTCTACGCCCTCTCGCCGCTGGCCACGGACGCCGAGCGCCAGCACCTGCTGGAGCGCCTGCGCTGGGAGGCTCAGGTGCTCAACCGCGTGGGCCAGCACGGCTCCATCCTCCGCGCTGAGCCCTTCTTTGACGACGACGCGGGCCGCTTCTGCCTGCCGCTGGAGGACTTCCGGGGCGTGACGCTCCCCACCTGGCTGGCGCGCTACCGCTCCCAGCACCCCGGGCGCGAGGGCCTCAAGACGCTGGCTCTCCTGTGGGACGGGGTGGCCGACGCGGTGGCCCACGCCCACGGCCACGGCGTGGTGCACCGCCTGCTGCGCCCCGAGGTGGTGCTGCTGGAGGACAAGGCCCCTGGCGCTCAGGTGCGCCTCACGGGGTTTGACCTCGCCAAGCAGCTCCAGAGCGGTCGCACCGTGCATGTGACGTCCCTGCAGGACGAGCGCCTGCGCTGGGCCGCGCCCGAGGTGACCCAGAGCTTCACCAACGCCTCGCCGCACTCGGACCAGTGGGGGCTGGGCCTGCTGCTGGGCTGGTTCCTCACCGGCCGAGCCCTCTTCGAGTCCACCGCGGAGCGCATGCGCCGGGGCGGGCCGCTGCTCCACGTGGCCGTGCACAACGCCATGGTGCCGCGCTCGCTGGACGAGGCCGTGGAGCGCATGCTGTCCCTTCGCCCCGCGGACCGCTTCGCCTCGCTGGAGGAGGCGCGGGAGGCGGTGGCCCTCGCCGTGGACCCTGCGCGCCGGGGCGCCCGTCGCCCCGAGGCTCCCGAGTTCAACGCGGACGACCTGCCCGAGCGCACCCGGCTGGGCGCGGACTACGAGGTGCTGAAGAAGCTGGGCGCGGGCGGGCTCGCCACCGTCTACGCCGCCCTGCACCTCGTCAGCGGGCAGATGCGTGCCCTCAAGGTGGCGCGCGACACCTACGATGCCGAGACCGCGCTGGAGGCGGAGTGGCGCATCCTGGAGCGGCTCGACCACAAGAACATCGTCCGGGTGAAGCAGGACATCAGCGCCGGGCTGGTGCCGGGGCGCCGCACTCTCGTGCTGGACCGGGTGAAGGGCGAGTCCCTCTCGGCCTGGCTGGCCGCGCACCCCAGCCCGGACCGTGACACGCAGCGGCGCTTCGCCGAGGACCTCTTCGCCGCCCTGGAGTACCTGGAGGCCCAGGGCATCACCCACAAGGACCTCAAGCCGGAGAACCTCGTGGTAGGCGAGGGCGGCCTCACCGTCATCGACTTCTCGCTCGCGGGGGATGCGCCGGAGGCCATCCTCGCGGGCACCGCCCTCTGGCGCGACCCCACCCTCAAGGCGTGGGACGCCGCGGCGGACCGCTACGCGGCGGCGCTCGTCCTCCACCAGCTCTACACCGGCCGTCACCCCTTCGACGGGCGCGTGCCCTCGCCGGACGAGGTGCCGCCCATCGAGCCGGACGACTTCGACTCGCCCGGACTGGCCCGCTTCTTCCAGCAGGCGCTGCACCCGGAGCGCCGCCGGCGCTTCACCTCGGCGCGCGAGATGCGCGACTTCTTCCGCAATGCGCTGGGCGAGCGCGAGCGCGGCCGTCACGCGTCGGAGCCGCTGCTGGAGGCGGCGAGCGCGTCCGCCAACCCCGAGGCTCCGTTGAGCGCCAGCCGGCTGTCCGGCACGGCCGTGGCGGTGCTGGGCAGGGCAGGGGTGCGCACCCAGGGCGAGCTGGTGGCGCTGCAGCCCGCGCAGCTCGCCGCCATCAGCGGGCTGGGCAAGAAGCGGCGCGAGGAGGTGCTCGCCTTCCAGGAGGAGCTGCGCGGCCGGGGCATCCAGCCCTCCGCGTCTCAGGGCGTGCGCCGCGTCCTCTTCCCCGAGGCGGAGGGGGATGCCGCCGCGCTGTCCGTCCTTCACCTGCCGCGGGCCCTGGAGGACGCACTGGCGTCCGCGGGCTTCCGCACCGTGGGCCGGCTGGCCGGGGCCACGCGCGAGGACCTCACAGCCGTGCCGGGGGTGGGGCGCGGGCGGCTGGCGCAGGTGGTGGGGGCGCTGGAAACGCATGTCACCCGGAGCGCCACCTCGGAGGCGCCCGGCCCGCGCCGCTCCACGGTGGAGTCCCTGTGGGCCGAGGCCCGACGCAGGCTGGACACCCGTGAGGAGCAGGTGCTGGCGGAGACCTTCGGCTTCTACGAGCCTCCCGCCCTGCGCCAGCAGGACGTGGCCGACACGCTCGGCCTGTCGCAGCCCGAGGTGAGCCGCACCCTCAACACCGCCCTCGTCAAGGTGGACCGTGAGTCCCTGGAGGAGCTGCGGGAGAGCCTCCACGCGGAGCTGGAGTCCGCCGCGGGGGTCATGCGGCTCACGGAGCTGGTGGAGCGCCTGGAGGAGACGTGGGAGCCCTCGACGCGGCTGCAGACCGCCGGGCTGGTGCGGCTCCTCCAGCGGATGAACGAGACGCGCCTGGGCCGCATGCCGCTGCCCGAGGAGCCCGAGCTGGAAGTGCTCTTCGCCGCGCCGCTCGACGAGAAGGCGCTCAAGGTCTTCGTGGACACGGCGCTGAAGCTGGCGGGGTGGGACGATGACGAGCCCACCGAGCCGGCCGCCGCCCGCCGCACCCTTCGCGGGGTGCTCCCCGAGTACCCGGGGGACTTCCTCAAGCTGGCCGTCTACCTCGTGCCCTCCCTGCACCTCACCGCGGACGGGGAGCTCTTCCAGTCCCCGCTGGAGGGCCCCCAGGTGCTGCGCCACGTGCTGCGCCGCGCCCGCCTGCCGCTAAAGGTGGACGACCTCTATCAGCAGATGCGGGCTACCTTCGGCGAGGAGGGCTGGAACGAGCCCCGCCGCGACGCGCTGCCCGGGGTGCTGGCCCAGGTGCTGCCCGACTACCGCGTAGTGGGCGAGGAGGTGGTGCCTGCCAGCGCCCGCGTGGTGACAGAGCCGGCCCCGGCGCAGGACCCGCTGCCCTCGGACCTGCTCTCGACGCAGCGCTCCTATGAGGAGGTGGTGGCCGACCGGCTGCGCGAAGCCTCCCGGGGCCGAGGCTACCGGCTCGTCGTCGCCCCTCCGGAGAAGCACGTCGAGGTGGCGCACAGCGTGCGCCGGGCCCTGGGGCCCTCGGCGGAGCTCGTCAGCTTCGAGGCGCGGCTGCTTCAGCGCATGGAGCCCGACTTCCCTGCCTTCGAGCGCGCCGAGCGCTTCCTCGCGCAGAAGCCGAAGCTGAAGAAGGAGGCGGTCGCGCTGCTGGACGCGCTGCTGGAGCAGCATGGCCGCCCGGGCAACGTGGTGGTGCTCGCGGACACCGGGATTCTGGGCGTCTGCGGCGTGGAGAAGGACGTGCCGCGCCGGCTGTACGACAGGGTAACGGAGCGCGACCTGGGCTTCTGGGTGCTCGTCATCCCCGGCGTGGTGAGCGAGCGGCAGCCGCTCTTCAACGAGCAGGAGCCCGTCCTGAATCTGCAAGTGCTGCCCGTGCCGGAACCGCTGGATGTGGAGGCGAGGGACTGA